The DNA sequence CAAAAGCAACCATGTGCAATTGGCCTAAAAAGGACATGATCCCTCCCTTCAATTAAGCAAAAAACGAAATACAGAAATTTAAAGAGCGGAGAACTTTATGCGAGAATTGTGAGCAATAAAATTTGAGTAAAGCtgtatcaaatttttattattctccAAATACCTTAGTAAAGGGAAAAAGACATTTATCATTCttatacttatttatttgtttattttatcattatcattGATTAGTGGGATGTTTCTAGtctatcttatttaattatttcatgttATTTAGCTATTTTATGTgtgtgtctatatatatatatatatatatatatatatatatatatgcaaaaaaaaaaatttagaatattatAGGGAAGAAGTGTTCAAGACATCTTCACAGATAACCTACTCAAAACTGGTTGAGTGGCAGGGCAATTTGCATcacattattatatataaagaacataatcattttatttaaaaattggaaCAAGTTCTCGCATTGCATAGGGTTATGAAGTTCATTACTGTAAATATCAGCTTCTAAAACAAGTGAATCAACTCAATTCTATTGGGGAGGAGTTTCATAGGATTAAATTCAGTAGTCTTACCTTTAGTATCTTGCCAATAGATGCATCCAAGAAATCGGGCAAGGACAACAACCGTAATGTATGACCCTGATCAGGAACATGGTCAATCCTACAATGTAAGGCTAAAATACAAAAGGTGATCTGAAATACATAACTATCAGTTTTTTGCTTACCGTAGGTGCAGTGTCAAATACTATTCGAGTAAACATGCTATATTCCTGTGATTCAAGAAATTGCATAACCTGACTAAAGGCTTTAAATTGTTAGTAGAACCAAAAAGGAATAGTTACATGAATAATTAGCAACGAAATAAATGTACACAGCACATAAAATGCATGCCTTGGAGATCGCAATAGCTTCATCCAGCCCAGGAGGAGGTGAATCCAGAAGTTCTCCCAGTTTTAGCTCTCCCAACTATTGCAACAAAAATACATAAGAACCTGTCTTAGAGAAGCAAGCTTATTCTGAAGTAGAACCAATTATCTTTGAGCATTTcttagttaaaaaaatgtttagttgcataacatgaatatataaatattaaacagCAAAAGGCAAGTAATTTaatggaaatattttttaattattttaacagaATACTGCATGTTAGTTTCCACTGACTTTGTTGCGCAGAAATCAAACTTGGGTGATGTGGGACTCCATGATGCATTGCTTCAATCAAGCAGTGGAGTTTGTTAAATACTCATTCTAACAGAAGCTGTCATTGGTGTTCAGATTGATTTAGATGCAAAATGCTATTAGATTATAAATCCTGTGTGTGTGATGTGATCATGGATTAAGAGGAACCAACACAAGGAGGAATAACAGCAAGAAGCATGACTAAGAAccaaaaaaggaagaagagagttcaAGACATAACAAGAGCTTCTAGGGGTGTCCTGTCTAGAAGCAAGGCTAAATAGCTTGAGGAGGACCTTCATCAAACCAAAAAAACTTAAGGATTCTAAAACCCTTCCAACAACAAACAACCAGAGCTTTCTTCTAAAACTCTTCCAAGAACCCATCAAGAACCAAGCTTCCATACACCTTGACCGAACTTAACACATTCATACACCTCTTAGAGTCGAGACTCACTCCACCCTGATTCAAACACACCAAGAAACCAACCAAACCTTCTACAGGTGCAAGGTTCTTTCCCTTGACCATTCTTGTGTGCTTTGAAGCTTGAGCGGAAAAATCTACTCATTCCTACAAGCCTGATCAAGGCTTTTATCAGTATGTGACATTGTTCTTTTCTCCATTCATATTTTAGTGCCTAAAGTTCAACTTAGTCAGTCCTTAAAGGTTAATCGGGCTTTCTAAGAGGACACACGTTAGAGTCAATATCATGGCAGGTTGATAGTATACAGAATTATGGTTTAGacttctgataaaaaaaaattgctttaaGAAAATTCATCACCCTGTGAAAATTCAGTGTAACTGTGAAAATACACACATAACAAGAAATGTTGAGAACATATCAATAAATCTTTACCTGGTCTGCAATCATTCCAAGACCCATGCCATCCATGAAATCTTTGACCCCAGTTCCACCATTTTTTTGAGCAGCATTTCGAAACTCTTCCCTAGATTTCTCAGGGTTTATCTGCAAACGAAGTAAGGACCTACAAACTTAAATAAGTGGAGAGTGGTAATCTAATAAATGGTATACAATTATTCCCACAAAAATACCAATTATGCCATCAAGTAAACTGGATACTAACTATAAGCTAATTCATTCTACAACAAATGTTAGCTTACTTCGAGGGCAAAAAGTGGATAGTCAGGTCCTTCCACTGGCACCAATGCTCCCCCTGTCAAATCCTAGTGGACAATTTGCAAAACTTGTATTAGGCAAGGCAAGGCAACCAGATCTTGAAGCAGCTAACATGTGAGTATCATCAGAACTATAAggttaaaaatgtaataaaccTGAGCAAAAGAATCACTCAAAGAATGTGCTGGATCAGTGGAAACCACAAGAGTTGGGTGTCCATTATTGGCAAATTTAACAGCAAGTGAAGCAGCACAGCTTGTCTTCCCAACCCCTCCTTTACCACCTAGCATGTAATACTTCCTCTCAGTCCCAGAAACCATTTCATCAAACCCTGATGCAGCTTCTGTAGTGCCAACAACCGATCtcactgaaaataaaaaacaataaaaccaaaaaaaatgtcattaaaCACTCCATATGTATCTCAAAAGTACAATTTGCTATAGAAAAGCATCATTTTCGGAGGATCTTACCTTAGAGCAAGCAGTAACATATCATGCAACCACAAGTTTAAagcaaaaatataatttgtactTGCAAATAAGTAATGGGACTGCTAAAAAGCGTCATTGTTCATACACTACAAGGTTAAACCCAAATTATGGTGAACTCTAAACTAGTCACATAAAATGACACTGAACctatctatttaaaataaagataaatgagAATCCTACTCAAAAAGATTATctaaaaaatcatcaaaaataAATTCACTCTCCTCGTTCCTTCACTTGCACTGTTTTTTCATTCTATATCTCTTCAgcaattttaaatttctaataaCTCGTTGCCTTCTCCAATCCCCAAAAATACCAATATCCACACTCCTTAACCAGAATAACGAAAATGATAACATCAATTCACGGGcacaacaaataaaatcaaGTTCATTCAATGGACGCAAGTGACAATTCCATATATATGAGCACATCAAACAGAAAAACTAACTGAATTACAAAATcccaaaaaagtaaaaataaaacagaaaaaatgagaaaaccTTGAAATGACTTCGTGGGAGGTTTAGTTGAAGCAGAAAGGGAAACAAAGGCGACGGCTTTGGGGAGATGATGAAACAGAGGAGGGTTAGGTGCGAAGGAAAGAACACCCTTAACGGTCATGGAGTTTGTCATGTGAAGGGAAGATGAAATAACAGAGCGACATGCCATTTCTCGTACTCACTTCGTCTGGCCTTTCGTTTTGGTTTGGTTTACTCTATCTCTGTCTCTTCCACTCTCACGCCGCAAGaggtttctttatttttctctctcccAATAaacagttaaataaaataaaaaaaaattttagtttctatTCCTACAAATATCATTCTTTTAGCCTATtcatgtattatattttttcatgttcttttaagtaacaattaaaataaattaataataatgctgtaaattaaaaatatttaatatgtataaatttaaaatgaaagtttttataaatattaactgTAAATAATGCGTTATTCTGTGCTGCCTGTATTTTAATAGATtatcatcaaaataaatttatatttattaaaaataaaataaaaaaataaatattgataaattgataaaaaaattataaaatatttaaaaataacgttaatttttaaaaatttaataaataattatattttaaaaaataaaattgaaattataaattataaacataaaaaatatctttaaatgtaattatataattacatataaacattttatatttacatataattatataactatatataaactctttatatataattatatataaactctttatatataatcattgataaatacCTATTAATTGAACCATAACTATTCAACACAGAAATGCTTTGCAaacattttggttttggtatAATAGATGTATAATAAGCATATGATTCcatatgttttataaaattaggataaattggaaaattgagaaaaaaaaaacattaaaatgacaaaaaaaaaagtgagaagtCATTTATTTTATCGTTGAATTAACTGAATTGCATCTTCACCATTGGTGTTTAAGAATTTTAAggactataattttttttaaaaaaaaatggtatataagttatttatttttctttcattatttaattttttaaaccttttgtgttataaaaatatattattttactcagttttttatattacctattgTCTGTGTGTGTAATTAGAGATTTCTATATCATTAAACATCTATTTTTACACATATTTTTCGGTCATGcctaattataaatatttttaaaatcaaacttAACATGTTTGTATGCTTAgtctaatatattattttcattaatattttatatatattttttctaatgaaagtataattattaatgtttatacacTGTTTGATATATAAGCGGTGATTCGATATATTCAATTTATCAAGACtgtaaattgaaattaatttaatttaaacaaataaatttgaaaaaaagaagtgaAACTCGTACTTTTCATCTGAGTTCTATATtaccataaataaaataaaataaaatacttcgacaaaaaatataaataaaatatttaaaaaatgaaaaaaaaaatatgactaaaaaaatatgctactgattaaataaaagaatatagaaaaaaaataatatatatatatatatatatatatatatatatatatatatatatatatatatatatatatgataccAGTTCAGGGTGCAGTTGTagtagtttataaatttttcttaaaaatagttttttataaattgattaataaaaatgaaaaatattctgtaacttatttttgaaaagctgataaataaattaaggaGAAAATTAAGATGATCAACATTCtcgtttttcttaaaataaactcCTGAATTGTCTCCTCAACTTAAAATCCCTTGATTGTAAATGTGATCTATAATCGTGGATACGTTATCAATCTGTGAAAAGGGATGCTACGTTGTTAGAGACAGTAAAATATGTATAGACATcaaattagtattattactactattatgtgttacatttttgtatataatgatatttgatagaactaacttttatttaataaaagcaAATAAAGATTTGCAATTTAttcaaatgttaattttaattaaaattattaaatattcaaatttaaactgATATATAAATTCATGTTAAGGACTGATATAACTTTGTGTGAACTGATTTTCAGTGTTTTAgattattttgtagtttttctTGCATGTAGACCAATCAAACAAGTATCAAAACAGTAGATTTTATAGATTTCATATGCttatattttcattctttatgGATCATATTTTGATGGTTCTTACCCAGTATTAAGAATTGTCAAACACTCCTCGGTACCACATGCCCCAAAGTTAAAGACACCTTACCATCACCCCAAGCTTAACTTTAGAACACAATGTTCATcagaaagaacaaaaaatcaTGAAACTATACGAAATGAGATCTCCAAATTAGTAATTTCAAGAAATTTTGacgaataaaaaatattttgctcaAAATAGTGTCTCACTAACATTGCTCTTATCAACTATCATTACAATGACTTGCACTTATAATCTATTCTGTGACACCCTATTGCAGAACACATACTAGGTGAGATTGTACCTTTCAAGGTTTTCTTCCAGCTAAATCTTCCAACGTAAGATTCAGTGTGTCAGTTGAACCTCTTTTCACTTCTTCTCCACGAGAAGCCAAGAAGTCCTCAACGCTTCCTGGTTCACCAAACCATCCAAGGTGATCTGCAATCAGATGAAGATTATTACACCCCCCACATCTTGCCACCACCACACCTTTCTCGTATGACTCACGACAAACTGTCTTGATGGATCTCGTTTCACACACCTTGCAGGTGAAAATCATGGCCAGATCATGCCTTGAAGATGTCTTCAAACTTGACTTGGCAGAAAACTGTACTGAGGAGGTATCATTAACACTAATGGATGTAGTAACATTATCAGGGTTTGGACTTAGTTTTAAGGTGTCAGCTTCACTATTTTCTACATCTTCACGAACTGGTTTGATTGGATTTGTATTCGTAGCGACCCCCCTTTGATGGAATCCAAATCTGTTTAATATTGCACTGGTAGGAGAATACCAAGAAGATTCTGCAAGTAAACAACATTCACATTAATACTAAAAACTTTCTGCTCACAGACAAGGTAATGCACAGAGAAAAAAGTGAGAGAAATAGACAGCTCTTCATCTTTTATAGCATAAACTATGCTATTAACTGAATGATTAAAGAATGGCTTTAACTACAGATATTAAGCATAAACATACTGATATTCTGCCACAAAGAGGGAGACACCagataaaaattaacaatatcCACTTTTTCCTGTCATTCAGAAAACACTGTTTTGCATTATAGGAGATACAGAGTTAAAATCTTTCATGTAGCATAAATCTTCATTGCGTATTCCATTCCTTTGAACTAAATCCATCAAAGAAGCAGAAAGCTAATTCGAtgattttgtattaattaaaaaataataaataaataacctatataaaagaatattttcagGTATTTAGACCAACCTATTTGTTATTCAACATCTGATGCTTCAATTTCCATATTAACACTTATTGTTAAAAAGGGTTGCCCAATGTATCTTAGGATTAAGTAAATACTTGTGCTGCTGTAAATGTCTTTTATTGCCTCCTAATTGCTTAATTAATggtaaaatacttttattaagtTTCgtgtaaaacaaaaacaaaatgaaaaagatatttcaATGCACCCAAAAATGTTAAGATATGACAAAGAAAGACAGAACCATCAAGGTATTAAACTAAAGCTGTGAAGAATCCCTGAAAACAACTAAAGAGTCTGGTCGGTTCAGTTAGTTGCATAACGTGTGCGAATTGCTATAACCTCTAGGTATCCATGTTCAGTTCcgataaacaaataaataaataaacaaatcacTGAAAACATAATGGCAACAATTTTCAGAACCAGTCATGAGAAGCTCTACGGATAAAATAATTGCCAAAAGAAATTAACAATGAAAGGAAAAAGTAAACATACAATAAActcaaaaattcaaatttgagaAGTTTGGAAAGTCCCTACTGAAGACAATTCCGCAGACCAGAAACCAGAAACAAGTAATTGTTACCATTTGCCGTCAATTAAATTTAGTCCTCAAAACTTCAAAACCGGGACTTAagacgtgaaaaaaaaaaagggtttaattgaagaataaaaaagggGTGGAAGATGCTAGTATTGAGTTAAGAGGATC is a window from the Vigna unguiculata cultivar IT97K-499-35 chromosome 7, ASM411807v1, whole genome shotgun sequence genome containing:
- the LOC114191532 gene encoding ATPase ARSA1-like → MACRSVISSSLHMTNSMTVKGVLSFAPNPPLFHHLPKAVAFVSLSASTKPPTKSFQVRSVVGTTEAASGFDEMVSGTERKYYMLGGKGGVGKTSCAASLAVKFANNGHPTLVVSTDPAHSLSDSFAQDLTGGALVPVEGPDYPLFALEINPEKSREEFRNAAQKNGGTGVKDFMDGMGLGMIADQLGELKLGELLDSPPPGLDEAIAISKVMQFLESQEYSMFTRIVFDTAPTGHTLRLLSLPDFLDASIGKILKLRQKIASATSAIKSVFGQENTQQNAADKLEKLRERMLKVRELFRDTDSTEFVIVTIPTVMAVSESSRLSASLKKESVPVKRLVVNQILPPSPSDCKFCAMKRKDQMRALDLIQSDPELSSLLMIQAPLVDVEIRGVPALKFLGDIIWK
- the LOC114190499 gene encoding uncharacterized protein LOC114190499 → MAARMLQRRFISIFPRQTHHPIIQESSWYSPTSAILNRFGFHQRGVATNTNPIKPVREDVENSEADTLKLSPNPDNVTTSISVNDTSSVQFSAKSSLKTSSRHDLAMIFTCKVCETRSIKTVCRESYEKGVVVARCGGCNNLHLIADHLGWFGEPGSVEDFLASRGEEVKRGSTDTLNLTLEDLAGRKP